The window CAAATTTTGCAAGGCCGACTTAAAGACTATCAGGCAGAAGAAGCCAAAGCTGCTATTCCCATGCTCCTATTATCTCCAACTATTATAAATGATGGACGTTTTCTGCTGATATCGCCTCAGCCATGCAGCTACTTGCTGCATCAGGGTGATGCCATAGGAAGTAATACACCTATGGTTAGTAATGGTGTAGAATTTTCGCGATTGATGCAAAACCACGATGCCTTAAACATGCGCCTCACCAGTGCTTTACGCATCAATAGTTCATTCCCATATATAATGCCTCCGGGCACCCTTCCTACTTCGCCTCGGTTAGAGTGTATGGATAGCGGCATGCGCGACAATTTTGGACTAAACATGAGTATGCGATTTGTTTACATTTTTCGCGAATGGATTAATGAAAATACATCGGGGGTGGTGATGATACAAATTCGCGATACGAACAAAAAGAATGAGACTGTAGACAACACCTCCAAAACATTTGTACAAAGTGTTTTTGCACCAATACGAAGTATTTCGATGAATATGATTCCATTGCAGGACTATGCCAACGATGGAAATCTTGAAATGCTTAATACTATACTTGATAATAAAATTACAAGCGTTACTTTTCAATTACCTGATACGGTTTCGCGTGTTCCACTAAGCTGGCACTTAACTAACCGCGAAAAGTTGTATATCGCAGAGCAGGCCTATAATGCACAAAATACGATGGCACTGCAATACCTTGAAAGGCTTTTAAAATAAGCGCTACGCTTCGTTTGATTTATATTCTATGAACTTTGCTCTTGCACTGCCCATTGCTTTTATTTTACAATGGAAAATTAAACACTCAAAAAAGCCTCTTCTTAAGCCTCTGTTTTTTTTAAGCTAATTAAAATTATTTTCGCACAGCCTCTAGAATTAATTTCTATGACATTTCTTTTGGAAGATTAAAATGATTTGATTAGCTATTGATGCTATGCATCAGTCTTCCTAAAATTAAAAATAGATATCCCCTGCTTAAAAATTAAAATACGATTATGAAAAAAATATTTCTCATTACACTCATTGTATCGTCATGCATAATAAGTGTAAGTCAACCCTATCAACCTACATGGCAATCACTCGATAGTCGTCCGGTGCCACCGTGGTATAAGGATGCCAAGTTTGGAATATTTATACATTGGGGAGTATATGCAGTTCCGGGCTTTACGGTTAAGGGCAATTATGCCGAATGGTATCAATACAGAATGCACAGCGGTGATAGTGTGCTAGGTGCATATCATAAAACTCGGTTTGGAACTAAAACCTATTATCAACTTGCTGATGAATTTAAAGCAGAATTGTATGATCCAACTAAATGGGCACAAGTGATCGAAAAATCGGGAGCAAAATATGTGGTGCTCACTTCAAAGCATCATGATGGCTTTGCCTTGTGGCCAAGCAAGGAAGCTAGCAGAACATGGGGGTTTCCATGGAATTCCGTTGAAACAGGCCCAAAACGCGATCTGCTTGGTGAGCTATTTGTTGCCCTGCGCAAAACAACTGTACATGCAGGCATGTACTACTCACTTTATGAGTGGTTTAATCCTTTGTGGAAAAGTGATCGCAACGCCTATGTAGAGAAACATTGCTGGCCGCAGATGAAAGAATTAATAAACACTTATAAGCCCGAAGTATTCTGGACCGATGGGGATTGGGATGCAAGCGATGAACTTTGGAAATCGAAACAATTTTTAGCATGGTTGTATAACGAAAGTCCGGTTAAAGACCGTGTGGTAACTGTTGACCGCTGGGGTTCCGGAATCCGCTTTAAGCATGGCGCAGTGTTTACACCCGAGTATCAGCCTGATTTAGAGTTTGAAAACCACTATTGGGAAGAAAGCCGAGGCATGGCTTGGAGCTATGGATATAATCGTGCCGAAGATGCATGGGATTATAATTCAGCGCAAACATTAATTCTTAATTTGATAGATAAGGTTAGTCGTGGGGAATTTTTTACTTGATATTGGCCCCGATGAGCATGGGCTGATTCCACCAATTATGCAAGAGCGCTTGTTGCAAATGGGCAATTGGATGGATATAAATAATGAAGCAATTTATAATACCATTCGATGGCGCAATGCATCGCAATGGAGTGAAGGACGTGTTGATTATAAGCCAAAGTCTGGTCATGGCGATCTGCTATTAAAACTTACTGTTGACCCTGATTCCGGTTACGCTGTGAAAGAGTGTTTTTTACCTACAATCCAACATTAAATAATCTTTATGCCCTGTTACCTATTTATCCTTCTTCTAAAAAATTAGTCATAAAAGATTTTACAATTCCTGCAGAAACAAAAATCGAATTGATGGAAACTAAAGATCGTTTAAAATGGCAACAAAAAGAAAAAGACATTGAGATTCAACTTCCTGATTTTGATCCTAACCGAATTAAGAGCGAATACGCATTTGTTATTAAGCTAACTAACTGTGGAGCGTTTGCCGGTAAACCAAAATTAGAAGTGCACTACGAAGACCAGTCATTAACCCCTTTAATACATATTGACACCAGGAATATGGAGTGTAGATATACGATTGATGGAGGTACTCCTTCAGAACAATCGATGCTATACACCAAGCCATTTAGTGTTGATGGTGCGTGCACCATTAGCGCCAGATGCTTTAAAAACGGAATACTTCCGGGTGCGGTTGTCAACCAAAAAATTGATTCCTATAAATGGCATAATGCCATTGCAACATTCGTGATGCCAAAACAAGGACTCCTTTATAAAGCCTACGAACTCGAATCTGACTCAGTAAATGATCTACAACATTCGAAAGCAATTAAGACTGGAGAATGCAAAATTATTTCGCTCAATGACTCTACCCGAAGTTTAAACTTCGGGCTGGAATTTGAAGGATTTTTTAATGCAACTAAAGATGCCGTGTACACGTTCTACCTTACTTCGGACGATGGCAGTGTGCTTTGGATGGATGGAGAGGTATTGATAGATAATGATGGTTTACATGGCGATGTAGAAAAATCGAACCGCATAGCCCTTCAAAAAGGATTGCACCGCATAAAAGTAGCTTTTGCACAGGCAGGAGGAGCTGCTACATTAAAGTTACTTTACAGCACCGGCAAACAAAGCCCTAAAGAAATTGAAGCTGAAAATTTATTTCACTAGTTAATAAACTTGTTTAGATTCAACTAATTCTTTCTCAGGGATAATTTGCAGTAACACTTACAAATAATTTCTTGGGACCAACATATATGGTTACCGTTGCATATAGCTATCCTTCTTACCAAAGCATATGCTAGCCGATTGATAACGCGTCCTGTCTTACAGTTCGTAAACTTGAAAAATGAAATTATCAGACCTACTTCTTTTCAGGCATAAGTACAAAGCGTGCATAATTATCCATAGATAAATACTTATTTGCCAGTTGCTTCAGCTTTTCGCTGCTAATGCCATTTACAATGTTAGCGTAATTCTCAATTTCGATAATATCTTCTGCATTCAGATAACTTTGACTGATAGCAGCCAGCCAAAAATTATTTTCTTTTAGATCGCTTTCGCGCTCTCTCAATGCAGTTTCTTTAATTTTTTGCAAATCTTTTTCGTCACAACCATTTGCTTTTATTTTCTCTATTTCGTCTATAGCTGCTTTTATAAGTAGCTCCACATTGTCGGGTGCGCAACCAAACGATACAACAATATCATAACCTTGCTTAGGATATTTTTTGGGGCTGCCGTTTACCCCTACTCCATATACGCCACTCTTATCTTCGCGCAGCGACTCACGCAATTTTATACTTACCAACTTAATCAGCATATTAAACTCAGCCCTATTGGTGCGGTTAAATTCCATAGGTCCAAACGTTTTTAGATAAACCTGGCTCTTGGGTTCTACTCCTTTATAAACTGTTCTCTCAACTTTTCCGGTTGGCGTTATCTCATTCACATCTTTAAATTGCGTGGCAGCGCCTTGCGGCAAAGTAGCAATGTATTTTTCGATCAGCGATTTGGTTTAGCAATATCCATATTACCAACAAGTGTAAACACCATTCCATTAACTCCGGCAAAACGACTTTTGTAAAAATTAATGGCATCGTCCATGCTTATTTCTGACAGGCGTTCGGCAGTCATGGGTTGGCTGCGCTTATGATACCCCGACATTACATAGCCTATCGTATCTCTGAAATTACTTTCGGGCGAAGCACTTTTATTTTGCAACGTAGAGCGCTGTTTACTTAACATGGACAGGTACATATTTTCATCTTCGCGTATGCCGGTATAGTACATGTGCAACATTTGAAACATTAATTCGGCATCGTCTGGTGTGCAGTTACCATTAAAGCCTTCGCTTATTTCTCCTACAAACGGGCTTATATTAGCCGTGCGGCCCATCATATACTTTTCAAGTGCGGTAGCATCCATCTTTCCCAGTCCACTGGCATCAACCAAACTTGCAGCTATAAGTGCCGAGCGATGCTCATCATCCTCCTCACAATTAGAATGACCACCAAGGCGCTGCGCATTTATCAACAGTTGATCGTTTTTAAAATCGGTAGGCTTCAGCACTACCGTGGCACCATTGGCTAATTTCCATTCAGTAATATTAAATTTCTCAATTCGCTTTTCACTCACCACTTTTATAGGAGCAGGAATTATTTCCATCAAAGGCGCGTCTGTCACCATATCCATATACGGAGTAATTTCATCCATACCAATACTTTTTATTCTGGCTTCTATATCTTCCGCTACAGGCATAGTTACTTCCGCTTTATCGGGCACCATCATTATAGCTACGGCATTGTAGCCTTCGGTAATATAAACATTGGTCATAGAGTCGAGTTCTTGTTTGGTAATACCGGGCATTAATTTTTTATACAAATTATACTCAGCCGTAATACCCGGCATTGACTCGCCTTCAAGAAAATGCCGCACACACTCACTCACAAGATTCCTACTTTCGCGTTTATCACGCTCATTATAACTTACTTCCATATCCTTCATCATACTCTTTTTGGCACGTTCCAATTCGGAAGGAATAATGCCATGCCTTTTTATGCGGAGTGCTTCGGTAACTAACGCTTCAAGCGCTTTGTCGGTGCCATTGGGCGGTGCTGCAGCCATGAGCATAAATGCATTTTGAGTACGCACCAGTCCGGTATAACCACCACGTGCGAATAAAAATGGCGGTTCAGGTTCTTTGCTGCGTTCGCCAAGCCGCGAGCTTATGATGGACGAAATCAGACTCTGACACATGGAAGTGCGATAGTCTTTTTCAGTTTTCAATGAGGTAGCCGGTTGTTTATAGACTAGTTGCACCATA is drawn from Bacteroidota bacterium and contains these coding sequences:
- a CDS encoding insulinase family protein — translated: MPQGAATQFKDVNEITPTGKVERTVYKGVEPKSQVYLKTFGPMEFNRTNRAEFNMLIKLVSIKLRESLREDKSGVYGVGVNGSPKKYPKQGYDIVVSFGCAPDNVELLIKAAIDEIEKIKANGCDEKDLQKIKETALRERESDLKENNFWLAAISQSYLNAEDIIEIENYANIVNGISSEKLKQLANKYLSMDNYARFVLMPEKK
- a CDS encoding insulinase family protein, yielding MNRKFRIILALIVISCYTAAIAQNNMVVMLPMDNAVRFGKLPNGMTYYIMQNKKPENRVELRLAVNAGSTAEGDHQQGLAHMLEHLCFNGTKNFKKSELVDYLESIGTKFGPHLNAYTSFDETVYMIQLPTDKEEILTKGLQILEDWAHNVAFDSVEIEKERGVVVEEWRLGQGAQERARRQYWPVLFKNSRYAERLPIGKKEVIDTCSHKAITDFYKAWYRPDLMAIAIVGDIDVDKMEQLVKKQFAAIKASRNAMPIKEWEVQDNAKLEVAIAKDKELTTSMVQLVYKQPATSLKTEKDYRTSMCQSLISSIISSRLGERSKEPEPPFLFARGGYTGLVRTQNAFMLMAAAPPNGTDKALEALVTEALRIKRHGIIPSELERAKKSMMKDMEVSYNERDKRESRNLVSECVRHFLEGESMPGITAEYNLYKKLMPGITKQELDSMTNVYITEGYNAVAIMMVPDKAEVTMPVAEDIEARIKSIGMDEITPYMDMVTDAPLMEIIPAPIKVVSEKRIEKFNITEWKLANGATVVLKPTDFKNDQLLINAQRLGGHSNCEEDDEHRSALIAASLVDASGLGKMDATALEKYMMGRTANISPFVGEISEGFNGNCTPDDAELMFQMLHMYYTGIREDENMYLSMLSKQRSTLQNKSASPESNFRDTIGYVMSGYHKRSQPMTAERLSEISMDDAINFYKSRFAGVNGMVFTLVGNMDIAKPNR